One stretch of Candidatus Thermokryptus mobilis DNA includes these proteins:
- the cas10 gene encoding type III-B CRISPR-associated protein Cas10/Cmr2 gives MDWKLKLKALLHDPPYKILAFGGPRQITQKINLQKAPHIGYNTKPKGDPNRHELHEIWAEELLNYILDGECVKSDEVENADSLASAQSRIVVKPQLQDKQKEKEFEDKSKVDYIECKFMDIFSENKEDIQTPDPEKVQKLFEQLGKLNFSKQDERAKFIFLFLWRFYPEIFPEINKHPADSRAPNHSIYDHLVQTSAIVSALPKPAFLLFTIGPVQSFISKARKTSDLWAGSYMLSYLIWHSMKPLVEELGPDVIIFPNLLRQPLVDRWLYLEISKNSSFENLDEPKFKEWFEKWKIKEKENKTDD, from the coding sequence ATGGACTGGAAACTTAAATTAAAAGCTTTACTTCACGACCCGCCGTATAAAATCCTGGCTTTTGGGGGACCAAGACAAATAACTCAAAAAATAAATCTTCAAAAGGCACCTCATATAGGATATAATACTAAGCCGAAAGGAGACCCTAATCGTCACGAGCTTCACGAAATTTGGGCAGAAGAGCTTTTAAATTACATTCTTGATGGCGAATGTGTGAAAAGTGATGAAGTTGAAAATGCTGATTCGTTGGCATCAGCTCAGAGTAGAATAGTTGTAAAACCGCAACTTCAAGATAAGCAAAAAGAAAAGGAATTTGAAGATAAGTCAAAAGTAGATTACATTGAATGTAAGTTTATGGATATTTTTTCTGAAAATAAAGAGGACATTCAAACACCAGATCCAGAGAAAGTTCAAAAATTATTTGAGCAACTTGGAAAACTAAATTTTTCAAAACAGGATGAAAGAGCAAAATTTATTTTTTTATTCTTATGGCGTTTTTATCCGGAAATTTTCCCTGAAATAAATAAACACCCTGCTGATTCAAGAGCTCCTAATCATTCAATTTACGATCATTTGGTTCAAACATCCGCTATTGTTTCCGCTCTGCCAAAACCTGCCTTTTTGCTCTTCACTATTGGACCTGTTCAAAGTTTTATTTCAAAAGCAAGAAAGACATCTGATTTATGGGCAGGAAGTTATATGCTTTCATATCTTATTTGGCATAGTATGAAACCGCTCGTTGAAGAACTTGGACCTGATGTTATTATATTTCCAAATCTTTTGAGACAGCCACTTGTTGATAGATGGCTTTACCTTGAAATTTCTAAGAATTCTTCTTTTGAAAATTTGGATGAACCAAAGTTTAAAGAATGGTTTGAAAAATGGAAAATTAAAGAAAAGGAAAATAAAACCGATGAT
- a CDS encoding bifunctional enoyl-CoA hydratase/phosphate acetyltransferase has translation MIKNFSELLEKVKGSMKKIVVVSAHQETALSAAVEARKKEIAESILIGDSKAISQIIDELGDDPTKFEIIDEKDISKAISIAASLIRDGEAHVILKGKVDTTTLMRGILSKEAGLRTGRLLSDVFVFEYPEKKSESKFILMSDGGVVLNPTLEQKVEIIRNAVEVAKKLGIEVPKVALLSATEIVIDELKSTTDAVKIKQMNQSGEITGCVIDGPLALDLAISEESAIEKGVKSDVAGKADILIVPNIESGNILGKSLTYFAGYKIGHVIIGAKTPILIPSRSDKMEAKLNSIALGVLMVM, from the coding sequence ATGATTAAAAACTTTTCCGAGCTACTTGAAAAAGTTAAAGGTTCAATGAAAAAAATAGTCGTTGTTTCAGCACATCAAGAAACAGCACTTTCAGCCGCTGTTGAAGCAAGGAAAAAAGAAATTGCGGAGTCAATTTTAATCGGAGATTCAAAAGCCATCTCTCAGATAATTGATGAACTTGGCGATGACCCAACAAAATTTGAAATAATTGATGAAAAAGATATTTCTAAGGCGATTTCAATCGCTGCATCTCTTATCAGGGATGGAGAAGCACATGTAATTTTAAAGGGGAAAGTTGACACGACAACGCTTATGAGGGGAATTTTGAGCAAAGAAGCCGGTTTGAGGACCGGCAGGTTGTTAAGCGATGTGTTTGTCTTTGAATATCCCGAAAAGAAAAGCGAATCAAAGTTTATATTGATGTCGGATGGTGGGGTTGTTTTAAATCCGACGCTTGAGCAAAAGGTTGAAATAATCAGAAACGCCGTTGAAGTTGCAAAAAAACTCGGTATTGAAGTTCCGAAAGTTGCTTTGCTTTCAGCAACTGAGATTGTAATTGATGAGCTTAAATCAACTACCGACGCAGTTAAAATAAAACAAATGAACCAATCGGGGGAAATAACCGGGTGCGTAATTGATGGACCTCTTGCGCTTGACCTTGCAATTTCTGAAGAGTCAGCAATTGAGAAGGGAGTAAAATCCGATGTCGCTGGAAAAGCAGATATATTAATAGTCCCTAACATAGAAAGCGGAAATATACTTGGGAAGAGTTTGACATATTTCGCAGGTTATAAAATTGGTCATGTGATAATCGGAGCTAAAACGCCCATTTTGATTCCGTCAAGGTCGGATAAGATGGAAGCGAAATTAAATTCAATTGCGCTTGGTGTTTTGATGGTGATGTGA
- the hemG gene encoding protoporphyrinogen oxidase, with product MKGKAIVIGAGISGLTTAYLLKKNGLDVTVLEAESEVGGTMKSKRIDEYLVEYGPNSALETTPLFKVIIEDLGLLSQMVYANESSNKRYILRDGKLHLIPMKPQEFFKSRLWSWRGKLRVLLEPFHGRAKEEETLAQFVRRRLGKEFLDYTINPFVAGVYAGDPEKLSVRSAFPRLYALEEKYGGLIIGTIRGAKERKKRAEQSKVSARMFSFTDGMGTLPKALAQFLGESVILNARVKNIKKGEKFIVEFESEDKTEKIESEIVVVSTPAYAASKLVSELSGSLSNELQKIHYPPVAEIVFGYKKEQVGIEPDGFGFLIPEKENRKILGTLWNSSIFPKRAPDGFVEFTTFVGGTRQPEMALKSNDELIRIVSNELKDIMKVKGEPEFVWISRWEKAIPQYNIGHSKIMEAIEKFENENPGIYFCANYRGGIAVGDCLMSAEKIANKILSKI from the coding sequence ATGAAAGGTAAAGCAATCGTCATAGGCGCTGGCATCTCAGGTTTAACCACTGCCTATCTTTTAAAAAAGAACGGACTTGATGTAACTGTGCTTGAAGCTGAAAGTGAGGTTGGCGGAACTATGAAAAGCAAAAGGATAGATGAATATCTTGTTGAATATGGACCAAACAGTGCGCTTGAAACAACACCACTTTTCAAAGTTATAATTGAAGACCTTGGTCTTTTAAGCCAGATGGTTTATGCGAACGAGTCATCAAATAAACGCTACATTTTAAGGGATGGAAAACTTCATTTAATTCCGATGAAGCCACAGGAATTTTTCAAAAGTCGCTTATGGAGTTGGCGTGGGAAGTTAAGAGTTCTCCTTGAGCCATTTCACGGAAGAGCGAAGGAAGAAGAAACGCTTGCTCAATTCGTAAGGAGACGACTTGGCAAAGAATTTCTTGATTACACTATAAATCCATTTGTCGCCGGGGTTTATGCAGGTGACCCTGAAAAATTAAGCGTTCGCTCGGCTTTCCCACGACTTTATGCGCTTGAAGAAAAATACGGTGGGCTTATAATTGGAACAATTAGAGGAGCGAAAGAGAGAAAAAAGAGGGCTGAACAATCAAAGGTTTCAGCGAGGATGTTTTCCTTCACAGATGGTATGGGGACATTACCGAAAGCACTGGCTCAATTTCTGGGTGAGAGCGTCATTTTGAATGCAAGGGTTAAAAACATAAAAAAGGGTGAAAAATTCATCGTTGAATTTGAAAGTGAAGATAAAACTGAAAAGATTGAATCTGAAATCGTCGTCGTCTCAACGCCAGCATATGCAGCATCAAAACTCGTCAGCGAGCTTTCGGGAAGTTTATCAAACGAACTTCAAAAGATTCATTATCCGCCGGTCGCAGAGATCGTCTTCGGCTACAAAAAAGAGCAAGTTGGGATTGAACCCGATGGCTTTGGTTTTTTGATACCAGAAAAAGAGAATAGAAAAATTCTTGGCACGCTTTGGAACTCAAGCATATTTCCAAAAAGAGCGCCCGATGGCTTCGTTGAATTTACAACCTTCGTCGGAGGCACAAGACAACCCGAGATGGCGTTGAAAAGCAACGATGAACTTATAAGAATTGTCAGCAATGAACTTAAAGACATAATGAAAGTTAAAGGTGAACCGGAATTTGTTTGGATTTCCAGATGGGAAAAAGCAATACCGCAATATAACATCGGCCATTCAAAAATTATGGAGGCAATTGAAAAATTTGAAAATGAAAATCCCGGGATATACTTCTGTGCGAATTATCGCGGTGGTATTGCGGTGGGAGATTGTCTTATGAGTGCAGAAAAAATCGCAAATAAAATTTTAAGCAAAATATGA
- the pilM gene encoding pilus assembly protein PilM translates to MIFISVRLNKDKVDVAEAEELSKKLILKNFFSADLNINPLSHEEIDSVVSFISSSIRINEKLTRISFCIDSNFAFLNVIPVDANLSDQELSEHLFWEVSQYFPGESGHKFTVRGYKFGEGNLSKALLVGVRKEMISFIKAIAERLKLKISIIDIDHFASENCLRERISPIRSRYFYRDFILIGVKPTRIDVSVFKNYEFRNYFYFIIGGESDLMYFVVKLINDNISAGFEKFVFYGKFDLNFLNFIRSLLGEKFSVLNPIDTGLFLDVKVEPRLVPAFAPNIGLMLRMLWSG, encoded by the coding sequence ATGATTTTTATCTCCGTTAGATTAAATAAGGATAAAGTTGATGTAGCAGAGGCAGAGGAACTTTCAAAAAAGTTAATTTTAAAAAATTTTTTCAGCGCAGATTTAAACATCAACCCGCTTTCGCACGAGGAAATTGATTCGGTAGTTTCTTTTATTTCGTCTTCAATTCGCATCAATGAAAAGCTCACGAGAATTTCTTTTTGCATTGATTCAAATTTCGCTTTTTTAAATGTTATACCCGTAGATGCGAATCTCTCCGATCAAGAATTAAGCGAGCATTTATTTTGGGAGGTGTCTCAATATTTCCCGGGCGAGTCAGGACACAAGTTTACAGTGAGAGGGTATAAATTTGGCGAGGGTAATCTAAGTAAAGCGTTGCTTGTTGGAGTTAGAAAGGAGATGATTTCTTTCATAAAAGCGATAGCTGAGAGATTAAAATTGAAAATCAGCATAATTGATATTGATCACTTTGCAAGTGAAAATTGCCTCAGAGAAAGGATTAGCCCGATAAGGTCAAGGTATTTTTATCGTGATTTCATATTGATAGGTGTCAAACCGACGAGAATTGATGTGAGCGTTTTTAAGAATTATGAGTTTCGCAATTATTTTTACTTTATCATCGGAGGCGAATCAGACCTGATGTATTTTGTGGTGAAGTTGATAAACGATAATATATCCGCTGGCTTTGAGAAATTTGTTTTTTACGGAAAGTTTGATTTGAACTTTCTTAATTTCATCCGCAGTTTGCTTGGGGAGAAATTTTCGGTCTTAAATCCAATTGACACTGGTTTATTTCTTGATGTGAAGGTTGAGCCCAGGCTCGTTCCAGCGTTTGCACCTAATATAGGACTTATGTTGAGGATGCTGTGGTCAGGATAA
- the cas6 gene encoding CRISPR-associated endoribonuclease Cas6 — MGKGEIKTFKNPFMRIEVNLYSLRDNRISLNYNYYLSSLIYRIVGAHSRKFAMRLHRDGFKSDGKIFKAFTFSKIFYFDGAYVEGGNLILPQNCEVSFLVSSPYEEFVKSFALGLTKTSRIWIGKKSNLFELKSVELVFEPEIFGGDPLEEIEVKGVFISPLVISKVDSLGRKVYLGCFDAEVQYLVRENLFKKFNAFYKFIPEDYFEFNFSTDYLIKHDWQKLIAIKEGTPEETKVKGMLAPFTLRGTRRLVKFSWEIGLGEKNSMGFGMWDLKRNKVKGLNYGLET; from the coding sequence ATGGGGAAGGGCGAAATAAAAACATTTAAAAATCCGTTTATGAGGATTGAAGTAAATCTTTATTCCTTAAGGGACAATCGCATCAGTTTGAATTACAATTATTATCTTTCCAGTTTGATATACAGGATAGTTGGGGCTCATTCAAGAAAATTTGCGATGAGACTTCACAGAGATGGTTTCAAGAGCGATGGAAAGATTTTTAAGGCGTTTACTTTTTCAAAAATTTTCTACTTTGACGGTGCTTATGTTGAAGGCGGTAATCTTATCCTTCCGCAAAATTGCGAGGTTTCCTTTCTCGTATCATCACCTTATGAAGAATTTGTTAAGAGTTTTGCCCTTGGCTTGACGAAAACATCAAGGATTTGGATTGGAAAGAAATCCAATTTGTTTGAATTAAAATCAGTTGAGCTTGTTTTTGAACCGGAAATTTTTGGTGGCGATCCATTAGAGGAGATTGAGGTTAAAGGGGTTTTTATATCGCCTCTTGTTATTTCAAAAGTTGACTCGCTTGGGAGGAAAGTTTATCTTGGCTGTTTTGACGCTGAGGTTCAATATCTTGTTAGGGAAAACCTTTTCAAAAAATTTAATGCATTTTACAAGTTTATCCCGGAGGATTATTTTGAATTCAATTTTTCAACGGATTATTTAATTAAGCACGACTGGCAGAAGTTGATAGCAATAAAAGAGGGCACCCCTGAGGAGACGAAAGTGAAGGGAATGCTTGCACCATTTACATTAAGAGGAACCCGCCGATTAGTGAAGTTTTCTTGGGAAATAGGTCTTGGCGAAAAAAATTCAATGGGTTTTGGAATGTGGGATTTAAAAAGAAATAAAGTCAAAGGGCTAAACTATGGACTGGAAACTTAA
- the rsmD gene encoding 16S rRNA (guanine(966)-N(2))-methyltransferase RsmD, which produces MVRIISGKYKGRLIKLPRGENIRPTADRVKETIFNILSSRVEFESFIVLDLFAGTGALGFEAISRGAERVYFVDNNHRAVEIIRINAQNLGCVDKVVLIKDDALNFIDYADIEFDLIFADPPYMYPHVDKLVNKIWERKLLSKIGFFVLEHDSGIVFVEDMINFAIETRRDFGKTAITIFKHKR; this is translated from the coding sequence GTGGTCAGGATAATTTCGGGAAAATATAAGGGGCGTTTGATAAAGTTACCGAGGGGAGAAAATATAAGACCAACGGCTGATAGAGTTAAGGAGACGATTTTTAATATACTTTCAAGCAGAGTGGAATTTGAAAGTTTCATCGTCCTTGATCTATTCGCTGGCACGGGAGCTCTTGGGTTTGAAGCGATAAGCAGAGGAGCTGAAAGGGTTTATTTCGTTGATAATAATCATAGAGCGGTGGAGATAATAAGGATAAATGCACAGAATCTCGGCTGTGTTGACAAAGTTGTTTTAATTAAAGACGACGCTTTGAATTTTATTGATTATGCAGATATTGAGTTTGATTTGATTTTCGCTGACCCGCCATATATGTATCCACATGTTGATAAACTTGTGAATAAAATTTGGGAGAGGAAATTGTTAAGTAAAATTGGTTTTTTCGTCCTTGAACACGATTCGGGGATTGTTTTTGTTGAGGATATGATCAATTTTGCAATTGAAACAAGGCGTGATTTTGGAAAAACGGCTATTACAATTTTTAAACATAAAAGGTGA
- the hemH gene encoding ferrochelatase, producing the protein MVRYTSSLSKKDSKMPEYGIILLNLGGPDSIKNVQKFLYNLFSDPDIFKFPLSSITQKPLAYLISKIRAKRSKKYYLKIGGRSPILSYTLVQAKGLEKKLLDHLDCKVYIGMRYFHPMIDEAVEGALKDDVKTFILLPLYPQYSTTTTGSSFNEFYRILKKLNITDRKIVEIKSYPEDELYIKSVAERIEEAMINFNEDEMENFAIVFSAHSLPLKLVKKGDPYPIEVKKSVDAVLKYLKNNSPKSEFYKNARVEICFQSRVGPVRWLEPTTTDLVKKLAREGMKNLLVVPISFVSDNVETLYELGIFLKEIATQNGISKFVVAEPPNDSDTFIEALKNIVLEAVKNER; encoded by the coding sequence ATGGTGAGATATACAAGTTCGCTAAGTAAAAAGGATTCAAAAATGCCAGAATATGGAATTATACTACTAAACCTCGGCGGACCTGATTCAATTAAAAATGTTCAAAAATTTCTTTACAACCTTTTTTCCGATCCTGACATCTTTAAGTTTCCCCTTTCATCAATTACACAAAAACCATTAGCATATCTTATCTCAAAAATAAGAGCCAAAAGAAGCAAGAAATATTATCTTAAAATCGGTGGTCGCTCCCCAATTTTAAGTTACACGCTTGTCCAAGCAAAGGGTCTTGAGAAGAAACTTTTAGACCACCTTGACTGTAAAGTTTACATCGGAATGAGATATTTTCACCCAATGATTGATGAAGCGGTTGAAGGAGCTTTGAAAGATGATGTTAAAACATTCATTTTGCTCCCGCTTTACCCTCAGTATTCAACGACAACGACTGGCTCAAGTTTTAATGAATTCTATCGCATCTTGAAAAAGCTAAACATCACCGATAGAAAAATAGTTGAAATCAAAAGTTATCCCGAGGACGAGCTTTATATAAAATCCGTTGCAGAAAGAATTGAAGAAGCGATGATTAATTTTAACGAAGATGAGATGGAAAATTTTGCAATCGTTTTCAGCGCTCACAGTTTGCCTTTAAAACTCGTTAAAAAGGGTGATCCTTATCCAATTGAAGTGAAAAAGTCCGTTGATGCGGTGCTTAAATATCTCAAAAATAACTCACCAAAGAGTGAATTTTACAAAAATGCCCGTGTTGAAATTTGTTTTCAAAGTAGAGTCGGACCTGTAAGATGGCTTGAACCGACGACAACCGATTTAGTCAAGAAATTAGCCAGAGAGGGAATGAAAAATCTTCTTGTTGTTCCGATAAGTTTTGTTTCGGATAATGTTGAAACACTCTACGAACTTGGTATATTTTTAAAAGAAATAGCAACTCAAAACGGTATAAGTAAATTTGTCGTTGCTGAGCCACCAAACGATTCAGATACTTTTATTGAAGCTTTAAAAAACATAGTTCTGGAGGCGGTCAAAAATGAAAGGTAA
- the coaD gene encoding pantetheine-phosphate adenylyltransferase has translation MKRIAIYPGTFDPITNGHIDVIERASRLFDKVIVTVAKNVAKTPLFTVEERVKMIKEVVKKFENVEVDSFDGLLVDYARMKGAVAIIRGLRAVSDFEYEFQMALMNRKICDITTVFLVPHEKYTYLNSTIVREIASFGGDVSNFVPKIVEKMLKEKFKSTQNLRRKV, from the coding sequence ATGAAAAGGATTGCAATTTATCCGGGGACATTTGATCCGATAACGAATGGACATATTGATGTTATAGAGCGGGCATCAAGGTTGTTTGACAAGGTTATAGTTACAGTTGCAAAAAATGTCGCTAAAACTCCACTTTTCACGGTTGAGGAAAGGGTCAAGATGATAAAAGAGGTTGTTAAAAAATTTGAGAATGTTGAAGTTGATAGCTTTGATGGGCTTCTTGTGGATTATGCTCGGATGAAGGGTGCAGTTGCTATAATAAGGGGTTTGAGAGCTGTGTCTGACTTTGAATATGAATTTCAAATGGCATTAATGAATCGCAAAATATGTGACATAACAACAGTTTTTCTCGTCCCACATGAGAAGTATACTTATTTGAACTCAACGATTGTCCGTGAGATTGCCTCCTTCGGTGGGGATGTGAGTAATTTCGTTCCAAAGATAGTTGAAAAAATGTTGAAAGAAAAATTTAAAAGCACGCAAAATTTAAGAAGGAAGGTATAA
- a CDS encoding pyridoxal phosphate-dependent aminotransferase yields the protein MPGLSEKIMNLPESETLRISAIAKTMKAQGIDVVSLSAGEPDFPTPDHIKEAAIQAIKEDFTKYTQNQGIPELINAVVEKFKRDNNIEYRPSQILVSSGAKHSIFNALQAICNPGDEVIIPAPYWVSYPAMVALVDAKPIILKTDIATNFKITPEQLKEAITSKTKALIFNTPSNPTGAVYTEDEIKKIAEVVYEKNIFVISDEIYEKIIYDEKHFSIASIPELKDLVITVNGVSKAYAMTGWRIGYMGAREDIIKLANKVQGQVTSNASSISQKAALAALTGPQEPVKKMVNEFKIRRDFLCSELKQIPGVDVFVPSGAFYVFPRVSAYYGRRYKGVEIRNSNDFCEFLLKEEKLAIVPGDAFGMDECVRISYAASMEELMKGVERFRKAIEKLGD from the coding sequence ATGCCAGGGTTATCGGAAAAGATAATGAATCTTCCAGAGTCAGAGACATTGCGTATATCTGCCATCGCCAAAACGATGAAGGCACAGGGTATTGATGTTGTTTCTTTAAGTGCCGGTGAACCAGATTTCCCAACCCCTGATCACATAAAAGAAGCAGCTATACAAGCGATAAAGGAAGATTTCACAAAGTATACTCAAAATCAGGGGATACCTGAACTTATAAATGCGGTTGTTGAAAAGTTCAAGCGTGATAACAACATTGAGTATAGACCAAGTCAAATACTTGTTTCAAGCGGTGCCAAACATTCAATTTTTAATGCTTTACAGGCGATTTGTAACCCCGGGGATGAAGTTATAATACCAGCACCTTATTGGGTAAGCTATCCCGCAATGGTTGCTCTTGTTGATGCCAAACCCATAATCTTGAAAACGGATATAGCGACGAATTTTAAGATAACGCCCGAGCAACTTAAAGAGGCTATAACGAGCAAAACCAAAGCGTTGATTTTTAACACACCTTCAAATCCAACCGGCGCAGTTTACACAGAGGACGAGATAAAAAAAATCGCAGAGGTTGTTTACGAAAAAAATATATTTGTCATATCGGACGAGATTTATGAGAAAATAATTTACGATGAAAAGCATTTCAGCATAGCTTCAATACCCGAGTTGAAAGATTTAGTGATAACCGTAAACGGGGTTTCAAAGGCGTATGCGATGACCGGCTGGAGGATTGGTTATATGGGAGCGAGGGAGGATATAATAAAACTTGCGAATAAAGTTCAAGGACAGGTTACTTCAAATGCAAGCTCAATCTCTCAAAAAGCAGCGCTTGCGGCTTTAACGGGTCCGCAAGAACCGGTGAAAAAAATGGTAAACGAATTTAAAATAAGGCGGGATTTCTTGTGCTCGGAACTTAAGCAGATACCAGGCGTGGATGTATTTGTCCCATCTGGTGCATTTTATGTCTTCCCAAGGGTATCTGCTTATTATGGACGAAGATATAAGGGTGTTGAGATAAGAAATTCAAACGATTTTTGTGAGTTTCTTTTGAAAGAGGAAAAACTTGCTATTGTCCCTGGTGATGCCTTTGGAATGGATGAGTGCGTCAGAATTTCGTATGCTGCTTCAATGGAAGAACTTATGAAAGGTGTGGAGAGATTTAGAAAAGCAATTGAGAAACTAGGTGATTGA
- a CDS encoding FmdB family zinc ribbon protein — MPTYEYVCNNCGYVFEEFQKISDEPIKICPKCGGNVSKKISAGVGLIFKGSGFYITDYKRSNSSGNGTKPEKSSETTKSEKD, encoded by the coding sequence ATGCCAACTTATGAATATGTATGCAATAATTGCGGTTATGTTTTTGAGGAATTTCAAAAAATAAGCGACGAGCCGATAAAAATTTGCCCCAAGTGCGGGGGAAATGTCAGCAAAAAGATAAGTGCTGGCGTTGGGCTAATCTTCAAAGGTTCTGGATTTTACATCACTGATTACAAGCGTTCAAATTCCTCGGGGAATGGGACAAAGCCGGAGAAAAGCTCAGAGACAACAAAATCGGAAAAAGATTAA
- a CDS encoding ComEA family DNA-binding protein translates to MKSFLKKINDVIGLTKSESVVFWFLIIAFVFGLLIKFLRGDVVNEATSNKFDYSVFDSEFEKRSAEIEKYVKVSKDVDSVTDASTFKVNINTATKEELMKLPGIGEQTAERIIQHRKLYGDFKRIEDIMNVKGIGQKKFEKIKRYLKTN, encoded by the coding sequence ATGAAATCTTTTTTAAAGAAGATAAACGATGTGATTGGTTTGACGAAATCGGAGAGCGTTGTTTTTTGGTTTCTGATAATCGCTTTTGTATTCGGGTTGTTGATCAAATTTTTGCGTGGAGATGTCGTTAACGAGGCAACATCTAATAAGTTTGATTACTCTGTTTTTGACTCCGAGTTTGAAAAAAGGTCAGCGGAGATTGAAAAGTATGTTAAGGTTTCAAAAGATGTTGATAGCGTAACTGATGCTTCAACTTTTAAAGTTAATATAAATACCGCGACAAAAGAGGAATTGATGAAGCTCCCAGGCATTGGCGAGCAGACGGCAGAGAGGATAATACAGCATAGGAAACTTTATGGTGATTTCAAGAGGATTGAGGACATAATGAATGTTAAAGGTATAGGGCAAAAGAAGTTTGAAAAAATAAAAAGATATTTAAAAACAAACTAA
- a CDS encoding metal-dependent hydrolase family protein, which yields MKRILLSLLILATSLGISQEKIKVIKCGSLIDVKNEQVRKNVLILIKENKIERVGTFEIPPEAEVIDLSDMTVLPGLIDSHVHLFLHEGSYDEQLLKESTPYRTIRAVVHAKQTLEAGFTTIRDLETEGAGYADVDLKTAINQGIIPGPRMQVATRALSTTGGYALMGYSWEIQVPTGAQLVDGVDEVRKAVREQIKYGADWIKIYADSRRRRNEVADSLTWYLTFSDDELKAIVEEAQKMNIKVAAHCYSSIAAQRAINAGVASIEHGLYLDEATLKLMKEKGVYYCPTLVAYYRWSKREGLSPEMIKMIENTVKLHSETFKRALKVGVKIAFGSDLTESHGTNAEEFELMVKYGMKPFDAIKSATIISAELLGWQDKIGSIEPGKLADIIAVKGDPLNDIKVLRDVKFVMKDGEIYKFAK from the coding sequence ATGAAAAGAATTTTGCTTTCCTTGCTAATCCTTGCAACTTCCCTCGGCATCTCCCAAGAGAAGATCAAAGTCATTAAATGTGGTTCATTAATTGATGTAAAAAATGAGCAGGTAAGGAAGAATGTATTAATTTTAATCAAGGAGAACAAAATTGAGAGGGTTGGGACATTTGAAATCCCACCGGAAGCCGAGGTAATTGATCTATCTGATATGACTGTTTTACCTGGTTTGATTGATTCCCATGTCCATCTGTTTTTACACGAGGGAAGCTATGACGAACAACTTTTGAAAGAATCAACACCGTATAGGACGATAAGAGCTGTTGTCCATGCAAAGCAGACACTTGAAGCAGGTTTTACGACCATACGAGATCTTGAAACTGAGGGCGCTGGATATGCTGATGTTGATTTAAAAACGGCAATAAACCAAGGGATCATCCCTGGTCCTCGGATGCAAGTTGCAACAAGGGCGCTATCCACAACGGGTGGTTATGCCTTAATGGGCTACTCTTGGGAAATACAAGTCCCAACCGGAGCCCAACTTGTTGATGGGGTTGATGAGGTTAGAAAGGCGGTTAGGGAACAGATAAAATATGGGGCTGATTGGATAAAAATTTACGCTGATTCAAGGAGGAGAAGAAACGAGGTTGCAGATTCACTGACATGGTATCTCACATTTTCAGATGATGAATTGAAAGCAATAGTTGAAGAGGCACAAAAGATGAATATTAAAGTTGCTGCTCATTGCTACTCATCAATTGCTGCACAAAGGGCGATAAATGCTGGCGTTGCATCCATTGAACATGGCTTGTATCTTGATGAAGCAACCCTCAAATTGATGAAAGAAAAAGGCGTTTATTACTGTCCAACGCTTGTGGCTTATTATCGCTGGTCAAAGAGAGAAGGTCTTTCTCCGGAGATGATAAAAATGATTGAAAACACGGTTAAACTTCACTCTGAGACATTTAAAAGGGCGCTTAAAGTTGGGGTTAAAATTGCCTTCGGTAGCGACTTAACAGAATCACATGGAACTAACGCTGAGGAATTTGAACTGATGGTCAAGTATGGAATGAAACCATTTGATGCAATAAAATCCGCCACTATAATATCAGCTGAACTTCTCGGCTGGCAAGACAAAATTGGAAGCATTGAACCGGGGAAACTTGCTGACATAATCGCAGTTAAAGGCGACCCGCTAAATGATATAAAAGTCCTTCGTGATGTCAAATTCGTCATGAAGGATGGTGAGATATACAAGTTCGCTAAGTAA